The Clostridium sp. DL-VIII DNA window TTGCACTGCATCTAAGGACTATATAAGCCTTGTAGAAGAATATTTAAGTTTATAGAAAGGATGAATGTAATATGGGATTTAAATTAAAATTCAAGCTTGTTGACACTAAGACAAATGAAGTAGTAGATTACATTAATTGCAGTATAGCTGTAGCAGATGGGACAGTTCAGTCATTCAATAGGAAATGCGAATTAGAAGGAACAGCAGTAAATGCACATTTAAGGCCAATTCAATATGCAAATAAAGATGATATTAATAAAAAAGAAATATACCAAGGTTTTATAGTAGATAGAAAAGGTGGAGTACCAGGGGAAGAAGACATAATAGGAATAGTTGATTTTATGGAATGTGCATGGTGGATAGTAAATCATAAAGAACAAAGAGCAGTACCATTATTCAGCAAAACTGCAATTGATACGATCATCGGAAACATTTATAAAAACAAAGAACTATATGAGGTAGCTGGTTATGAGTAATTTTAATATGATGTCCTTAGTCAATAGCAAAAGTAAGGGCATTAAAGAAATTAATACAGAAGATTACAAGAGAATAAAGTTAGATCCTCGAAATGTTATCCCATCACAAAGCAACTTTTATAGTCAGGATAATATTGAAGAATTGGCAGATACATTTTTATTAGTAGGTCAGCAGCAGCCAACAGTATTAGGGAGAGTAAATAATGAATTTCGAATAATAAGTGGTCATAGAAGAAACTTAGCTAATATTCTAAATATCGAAAGAGGACATAAAGAATATGAAGAAGTTGAGTATTTATATAAGGATATGACGGAAGCATTTTTCGAATTATCTCTTATAATAGGAAATGCCTTTACTAGAAAGTTAAGTCCTTTTGAAGAAACAGAACAAGTTATAAGGTTAAAAAAGGCATTGATAAGGGCAAGAGATGAAGATGGATTAGAGATAAAAGGAAAATTAAGAAACGTTGTGGCTGAGTTGATGAATACAAGTCGCACTCAGGTAGCTAGAATGGAAGCAATTAATAATAATCTAACTGAAGAAGCTAAGGAACAATTTAAGGAAGGTAATTTAGGAATAACAGTAGCATATGAGACTAGTAAATTACCTGAAGAGGAGCAAAAGGAAATAGCTAAAAAAGTAGCAAATGGAGAGGAAATAAAATCTAAAGATATAGTAACGGTAGTTCAAGAGACTAGAAAAGAAACGGTGTCCGTTTCGGACACCAAAGCCAATGAAGAAAATGATATTAATTTGGTAGTTATAGATAATGATGTAGTTGATAAGGATACTGGTGAAATAGTAGAGCAGATAGTTCCAGAATATTTATCTAAAAGTGTAATAGACAGAATAAAAGAAATGACAACAAGTGAAATGGCAGATTTTTTGTGTGAAAAGTGTACTGGTATAGGTGGTGGAAATGGATGCTCAGGACTTTGTGATTTTGCTCTTTCATGTAAGTACACAAATAGACGAGAAGTATGTTTACAATGGTTAAATTCAAAACAATAGTAAATAGGAAGGTGGAGAGGTTATGTATATGTTATTTACAGATAAAGCACATTTGACTTTAGAAATAAGATCATTTAAAGGACATTTAAGTCCAAATGATACTAAGAAAGTTAAAGAAGGAAAAGTAGTTAAATTCAATATGTATCATGTTGGAAATAAAAGAAAAGACTTAGAGGAATTAGCTAATAAAATTAAAGATCAATGGATTAAAGAAACACAGGAATTAATATCAAAGTATAGAGGACTAACTGTACAACTAAAGTAAAACTTGCAGGACTAGGAGCATTGGCAGGGATTACACAATTGTTAATGTTATGGTTACTGCGAATTATGAGGGGACTATTCCCCTCAATATTAAATAATATGGGAGGATGGAATAATGGGATTGAAATATCTATTGGTTAAAGTAAAAGAAGATTCAAATGATGAGTTTAAAGAATATAGAGGATTAGAATTAATGGCAGCTAAAATAGACGAAGATAGAGAGCTGCTAATAGTTAGACCTATAGAGTTAGATCAGATGGAGAGGTTTTATAAAGCAAGCTATGATTCAGGAATGAAAGACATGATATCAAATGATTATGAATACTGCGTTTGGTATTTAGCAGATGAAGAATGCGAGCTTCAATGCTCTATAAATGTAGAGGAATTAGATATTATAAGAGAACTTACTGAAGAAGATTTTAAAGAGCATGAGAAAAACTTTGAAGAGTTCAAAAAAATTCATAAATTTAAAGAACGTCAGCAAAAGATGGAAGATGATGAAAAAGAAGATAAAAAGTGTGAAGATGAGTTTAATAGCCAAGACAAAGTTAATTTTAGAATAAAAACTAGAACTAGAGAAGGATATACAGAAGTAGAAGGGATAATTTATAAGGGGTTTGGAATTGAAAAGTCATGGAATACCATAACAATTTTAAGTGGAGAATCTAAAGGCTTAAAATTATGCAGCTGTCCTCCTCGAGAGATCAAAAAGATAATTGATGAGATAAAAGAGACTATTGGAAATGAAGATATTAAAGAAGAAAACAAAGAAGCTGTAATAAGTATTATAAGGAAATGGAGAGGATAATATGCTAAGACAAGCCATTTTATATAGTGAAGATTTAAGAAAAAAGTATGTAGAAGCTATGTGCGATGATTACTTTAAGTTCTATAGTGGATGTTCATATAGGAGCTTTGATATTGAAATATTAAAAGATGATTGGAATGTAATACAAAGAGTTTCTGTTAATTCTGAAGGTAAAATTATAGGATTTATGAGTGCAGAAATAAATAGAGATAGTAAAAATATAGATAGATTTGGAATAATGAATTTTACTAAGAATCCGAATGCAGTGTTTGCTAAGGACTTAATAAAGTTTTTAAGGGAATTAAAGCATAGTTACAATGCAAATAAATTTGAATTTGCAGCATACGTAGGAAGTGAAGCAGAAAAAATGTATACAAAATTTATATCCAAGTATGGTGGGAATGTTATTGGAAGAAAAAGAAGAAGCCAGAAGTTAGCAGATGGAGAATATTATGACACGACTATCTTTGAAATAATGAGGGAAGATATGAATTTTTAGTACAAGATACAAGATCTGTAGATTAAATAATCGCTATAAAGTGTTGAATGAAGAAGCAATCAAAGTGAGGTAGAGAGAAATGATTAAAAAAGGTGAAATGGTTACAATGCATAATTGTGTTGGAGCAATGAATTATCCTAATAAAATATGGAAAGTTGAAGTAGACGAACATACTGATAATTATGGACAACAGGTAGTTGGCTTAGAAGATGATGAAGAAAGGAGCTTTCCAGTAAAATTTTTAAATCAATACAGAGCAGTTTATAAATTAAATGATTATGAATGGTATATAACATCTTGGAGTTTAAAAGATACTTTAGATTGGTATAACAAAGAATTTGAAGATGAATTAACAGGAGACGATATAGAAGAATGCGATTTAGATTTAGAAGGAATGTGGTGGGAAACAAAAGATAAAAATGATATTGAAATATTAGGCGATTCTGATGAACTCATTCATATTGAAAAAACAGATAAGGGAACAATGAAAAAAGTTCAATTTGGAGATTTAATGAGACATGATGGATTAATATGCAAGTACACTTCATTTAGAGAAGTTATTAAAAATAATTATCTTGATGAACTACTTAATGAACCAGAAGTTATAGCTTCAATTGAGTGGTAAGTTGTAGAAGGAGTGAATTTATATGAAAGCAAATAAAAAAACATTAATAGCTGTAAAGAAGTTTTTAAATGAAGAGCAAGAATATTGGGATATAGATGAATTTAAAAGCGAATTAGTAACTAAAACAAATCTTTTAAAGCATGAAAGTATGGGAGAGCATAGTTTATCACCTGACGAATGTGGCATTGAATGGGATGGGCAAGAGATTTGCAACTTACAAGATTTTATAGATGATTATACTAGCAAATTCATTGAGGGGATATGCAATGTATTAGATTCTTTTGTTGGTGAAGATATTAGTTGCTATTTTGAAGATGAAGAGTAATGCGCAAGCTGTAAAAATTGTGTATCAAATAAAAATATAGAGAGGAAGAATTAGTATGGAAAATTTATGGTTTAATGAAGATGGCGATTGTGTTTGGGGATATAAGTCTTGTTTTGAGAGTGAAGATGCGTTTAAAAAGGCTGCTAATGATATTCATGTAAAACAAACTCAATATGGTTGCATCCTCGGAGAAGTTGAATGTGATGTATTTATTATGACAGAAAAAACATTACAAGGTGAAAGCTCTTATCCATTGAAGGATAGTGGAGTTGAAATAGCAACTTTGTTTTATGCTGATTGTGAAAGTTTAGAATCTTATGATTTAAAAGATAATGGTGAGATTGTGGAATTAGATGATGATACATTAATAAACTTGAAGGGTGAAAGAGTGGCAAAGTGTGATACATGTCAAGTGGTAATGCCATATGAAGAATACAAAAAGAATGATGGCTTTTGCAATGAATGTTTAGCTGATATGCATAACTAATGCTACATAATACTAAAATGTTAAGTAGTTTGTAAAAATCACTATAACGAAAAATAAGTCCCTACAAAGAGAGACTTATTTTCTAGAGTACGTCTAAAAATTATTTGAAACAACTAACTCATTAGATAGTATTCTAAACTTTAAAGATAATATGCAAAATATATTATGGTAATTTATGTTATGTAGATTTGGAGAAGAAAGGAGGATAAAGAATGAGTGAAGGAGTTCAAATAACGCTAATAATATGTGGAACAATTATATTTATTCAAATCTTCGGATTAATAATAATTAAAAGTTTATGGAATAAAAACAATAAGCTACAAATAAGTCATAATCCATCACCAAAAGGAGAAAAACCGGGATTTCCAGGAAGCAGATTACTATAGCTAAATTAAAAAGGTGTTCATCACGAACACCTTACCAATATTAGATAAAAAAAGCCCCATATTAAATGGGGAGGTAGAGGAACTACCGATAATGAAAAAAGGCTTATATTATTATATGATAGTTATTCTAAATAATGATTAAAAACGTTCGTTAAAGTTACAAGTAACTGTAAATAATGAAAGGAGAATTCCACTATCCTAATAATATTATATGAGCGTTAACATTAAGTGACACTTAATATTAAATAAAGAAAATAAGCCTCCATCAAGAAGAAGAACCTATTTTCTTTAAGCTAATGAAAAGTTCTATATTATATATTTCTATTTCATATTTATTATGTGAAATTAGAAAAGAAATATACAAAGAAGGAGTAAAAGCATTATGAAAAATAAAAAAGATATATTAAATTTGGTAAATGGAATAATTAACAATAGTGAATATAAAGAAGCGATAGAAAATTTTATTAAATTAGTACCAGGTATTGTAATGATGCATAGAGCAGTATATGAAGAGATGAAAAAACAGAAATACAGCGAAGAACAGGCATTTGAATTTGCAAGTGAGTATATTTTAATACTTCAACATTCAAGCAATAAATAAGCCCCTACAAAGAGGGACTTACTTTTATGGGATTGGTTCTAACAATTCTTAAGAAAATCGCTACATTAAGTAGTATTCTAAATTCTAAGGATAATATACAAAAAAATGATGGTAAGTTTTGTTATTTAAGATAGTGGAGAGGAGCTAATAAATATGATAACAACATATGCAAGAGGAAATTTGATATATTTTAAAAATAATGAGTGGTTTTATGTAGAGGATAATTCTAAATTTGATGATTCTAAGTCATGTAAGAAATGTGGCAAGTTTCCAACAAAAGAAGGATATGATGCTTGCTTAGGATATGTAAAAGATGCTAAATCTGCTTGCTGTGGTCATGGCA harbors:
- a CDS encoding ParB/RepB/Spo0J family partition protein, whose amino-acid sequence is MSNFNMMSLVNSKSKGIKEINTEDYKRIKLDPRNVIPSQSNFYSQDNIEELADTFLLVGQQQPTVLGRVNNEFRIISGHRRNLANILNIERGHKEYEEVEYLYKDMTEAFFELSLIIGNAFTRKLSPFEETEQVIRLKKALIRARDEDGLEIKGKLRNVVAELMNTSRTQVARMEAINNNLTEEAKEQFKEGNLGITVAYETSKLPEEEQKEIAKKVANGEEIKSKDIVTVVQETRKETVSVSDTKANEENDINLVVIDNDVVDKDTGEIVEQIVPEYLSKSVIDRIKEMTTSEMADFLCEKCTGIGGGNGCSGLCDFALSCKYTNRREVCLQWLNSKQ